The Moorena producens PAL-8-15-08-1 genomic interval TTATGTCTTCACTATTCGAAAACGTGGCTAAGTAAGTGGTTTTTTCGCTAGCGCTGTAAGTAACCGAATCATCATCATTTTCTATTTGGCCGTTTCTATTTCCTGGAGCATCATTTTTCAAAAGAAGAAATGAGATGTGGTTAGAGGGAGCAATAAGTTCCACATATTGCGTCGGTAACAGATTACGGTCACAAAATGAGTGTAGAGTTAAGTCACATATTTCCATCTCAGTTTCACTAATCGCCAGGGCATTCATGGTATTGATCGTTAGCACTAGCATACAGGTTACTAATGTTATCAAACCAGCTTTAATCATTTGTTTCATTTCTTTTTTAGTTCTCCTAATTCTGGGCAATTGTAGTACATTAACTAATAGTTAAGCAGTCCCAGATTTTTCACCTGAAAGTTAAGCTAAAAAACCTCTTTATTGGAGGCTAAACTCTATCACTATTAGACTTTTATAAGTATAAACGACTGGTGGGATTTTAAAACCACTCGCTGCAAATAAATCCTTATATTCTTGTTCCGTGCGCCAGTAACCCCTTAGTAGCTCAGAATACCTATTCCTTTTAATTCTGGTTAGTCTCTTACAGACCTGGGGGGCGTGACATGCAAGCTGAAATCCTTCAACTAACCTTGGCCAAAAGGCCACGGGTGCGCGAACAACCAACTAACCTTCAACCTTTTTTTAAATTAGCCCCATAAACCGCTACGGCCACCCCAACTAACAACACCATGGCACCTAGCAGCACCAATACCCCTGGCACTTCCTGAAAAATCAGATAGCCCAAAAAACAAGCACCAACGGGTTCAAACAAAATAGCTAGGGTCACCAGGGTAGGATTAATCCAGCGTACCAACCAGTTAAAACTGGTATGTCCTACCATTTGGGGGAAAAGCGCCAATAACAAGATGTAGACGTAAACTTCTACTGGATAATTGAGATAACTGACACCCCAGAGTAAGGATAACAGCAACAACACCAACGCCCCCATACTGTAGGCGACAGCACTATAGCTACCGAGACTCAAACCCCGTTGCTGTGCTTCACGTCCCCAAAGTACATACAAACTTGCTATCACTGCTGCCATCAATGCTAGAGAATTCCCCAACAGAGGATTACTCCCACCACTGACAGCACCCCCATCCCCCAAACTAATCAGCACAGCACCTACAAAGGCCACACCAATTCCCAAAACCGTCAGCCTAGTTAGTTTTTCCTTCAACCAGAGCCAAGAAACTAGAGCAACCCAAATCGGAGTTGTGGTAACTAAGGTAGTAGATGCCGCAATGGAAGTAAAAGACAAGGAAGTAATCCAAGTCACAAAGTGTAGCGCTAAACAAACACCAGCCCCACTGGCATAGAGTAATGCACCTGGACCTAGCTGACCTTGCCTGAGATTGCCCCAAGCTGGTAACAGTAGCATAGACGCAATAGTAAGGCGAGACCCAGCTACGAACAGGCTAAACCCTACCCCACTCACTCCAGCCGATGCGATCGCTAATCGCGCAAAAATAGCTGATGTGGAAATCGCCAACACACCAGCCAAGAAAACCAATGCCACCTGCCACCGCAGCGGCTGCTTTATAATTTTCATAGCGATACAGCTTCAATCCCCAACCATTACCATTATTTCGCCAGAAGTACTAGGATACAGGTGAAGAAGCCCAGATAGTCTAACTGTATCTAGAATCTACTTAATCCTTGATAATTCCTAATTTATAATTCAATTATGTTTGAACTACCGCCACTTAATACTAATACAATTTGGTCAATTTTAAACGAAGAACTTGATGACGATACCGTTAACAAAATTCTCTGGTACTATCTCGGTTATCGTTATAACTCAACTACCGGGCAGTGGGATATAACTGAGGTTAATCCTGAATGGCAAGAAGACTATCCCGAGCCACCTAATTTCATCGAAAGCCGCCCTGCTACGGTAAAACTAACCCGTTCAATACCCAAAGAAAATAAACAGCTATTGAAAAAAAAATTAGGTTTCAAAGGTTACAAAATCGGAGAATTTGGTCCTCGACAAACTCGCAGAGCCACAGCCGCAAACTGGTTACTGAATTATATTGAACAAAACGACATTGAATCACCAGTATAGCATTTTTCATACCTATGAGGTAAAAAGAATTTTTTTCCCGATTCCCGATTCCCGATTCCCGATTCCCGATTCCCGATTCCC includes:
- a CDS encoding DMT family transporter is translated as MKIIKQPLRWQVALVFLAGVLAISTSAIFARLAIASAGVSGVGFSLFVAGSRLTIASMLLLPAWGNLRQGQLGPGALLYASGAGVCLALHFVTWITSLSFTSIAASTTLVTTTPIWVALVSWLWLKEKLTRLTVLGIGVAFVGAVLISLGDGGAVSGGSNPLLGNSLALMAAVIASLYVLWGREAQQRGLSLGSYSAVAYSMGALVLLLLSLLWGVSYLNYPVEVYVYILLLALFPQMVGHTSFNWLVRWINPTLVTLAILFEPVGACFLGYLIFQEVPGVLVLLGAMVLLVGVAVAVYGANLKKG
- a CDS encoding DUF1823 family protein, translating into MFELPPLNTNTIWSILNEELDDDTVNKILWYYLGYRYNSTTGQWDITEVNPEWQEDYPEPPNFIESRPATVKLTRSIPKENKQLLKKKLGFKGYKIGEFGPRQTRRATAANWLLNYIEQNDIESPV